GCACGTAGCGATCGCCCTGCCCCTTGACCTGTGCATTCGGCCACGTTTGACTAACGATCTTGCTAAATGTTAATGATCTTCGATCGCGAGTGCTAAGCTTTCACCTGCTCGATCGGGACCCGAAACCAAAACCCAAAAAGTGTGTTAGTACAGTACGAGCTGTTACTGCCGGTGCCGGACATTGATAGCAGCAGCACGTAAATTTCAGTGGTGAAATGCGCAGCCCATGCATGCTCCTCGTGCCACAAAGGAGGCATGCATGATTAGACAGACGATCCAGATTTGCATGGCGTACTGCTGTAGGGTGCGCGACAGAAAGGGATGATGGTCCATGCCAGGCGGCAGCGGCACCGGCCAGAACAGTGCGGCCCATGCCGTTATCCTGAGGCGGGGCAGCGGGCAGTGTGACGGCCTGACGGGACAGGCAGGATTCTCGAGGACCGCGGGGACGGGGACGATTCAGAGTTCACAGGCTTTCGTCAGACGACGGGGACCCGGGGACACGGTGATTGGTGTCAGTTGTCACGGCGTGGCGTGGTCACCGCGCGCCAAAGCGACAGCGACGGTGGAGTTAAATGGGGGCGGGCGATCATCAGCCAGCGTCACTGCCCCTTGCAGCTACCGCCACGCCACCATAACGCAGCACGCGCGCGCGCCCAGCCAGTGAGCCAGACCAGACACGACGacggcgacgccgccgccgccgcaggccgGGGCCGGTTGGAGACGGGCACGGCCGGCCGGCGATGGGGGACAGGGCGGAGTGCAGGTTCCGCACGGTGTGCGTCTTCTGCGGCAGCAGCGCCGGCCGCCGCAGGGTGTTCGGCGACGCGGCCCTCGACCTTGGCCGCGAGCTGGTAGGCGAATCGGACTGGCTCGGCTTCGCCACCGTGCGTCTTCTTGTCAGGTTATAAGCTCTTGAGCTCACGCATGGGGTTGCTCATGCACTGGCGCAGGTGACGAGGGGCGTCGACCTGGTCTACGGCGGCGGCAGCATCGGCCTCATGGGCCTCGTCGCGCGGACGGTGCTCGACGGCGGCCGCCGTGTCGTCGGGTACGTCCCTCCGTATACAACGCTTCCTCTGCTTCTTGCAGAGTGCTCTGGTCTGCCCGTCTAACACATGCACTGACTGTTTCTTCGTTCGATCTCTTGGCAGGGTGATTCCCAGGGCTCTCATGCCTGTCGAGGTACGCAATCTCGATGCTTCAGATGTTATCTATGTGCTGTACGTAGCATTGTGTATGTCTAGTCTAACCAGAGTAAGAAAAGCCCTGCTCGCATGTTCTGGTTCATGCCGAGACAGTGAAATTGCACTGTGAAAGAAACCATCCTCTCTGCTTCTCTAGGCATACAAGTTCTGGCGATTTCGCTGCAATAATAGTAAAAAAAACCCCGACAGTCTATGTGAATTTGGTcaagtttttgttttgttttgttttgtcatCTGAATTTAGCCGTACACCTGAAAGTTCACTTGGCACGTGTGGTTATCTCAGCTGAATTTGAAGTGTGTGGCAAAACATTCAAATTAATTTCATCTTACTGAAATGACGACCATGCAATTTTGGGGGGCAACAGATTGACACAGGTCTGATTTTGTATGTACAACATTATATCCAGCTTCCGTTTCTCTGAAAGTTCCACTTTAACTTGTACCAACAGATATTAGGTGAGAGCGTGGGGGAAGTAAAGGTTGTATCTGACATGCACGAGAGGAAAGCAGAGATGGCTCGACGATCTGAAGCATTCATCGCTCTTCCAGGTGCCACACGCTTAACGATCTTCCTAGTCATTCTACCATCATCGACCGATCGTGGCGCTGATGAGTTAGTATAGCTTGCTTATAATTTTCTGTTCATCAGGGGGGTACGGAACCATGGAGGAGCTGTTGGAGATGATAACATGGTCCCAACTCGGAATTCACAACAAACCCGTAAGCAACCGAGCATAATAGATAGATTGTACTGGAGGACAAATTGGCCGTAGTTTTTGCCCCAAACGAATCGAGCTTTCCGTCGTTAACAAAAATCATACCAATATAGGTTGGGCTGCTCAATGTGGATGGTTACTATGATACCCTGCTTGCACTGTTTGACAAAGGCGCGAGAGAGGGCTTCATCAACCCAGACTGTACACACATACTTGTCTCAGCGCCAACCGCCGCGGAATTGCTGACAAAGATGGAGGTGATATGACAATTTTATTGTGAAATCCATCTTTATATTCACACACTACATTTCCATTTTCCAACTGTGTTTACATGTCCTTTTCTTCTCTATGTATCCAGCAATACACTCGGTCGCACCAGGAGGTGGCCCCTGCGACGAGTTGGGAGATCTCAGAGCTTGGCTACACAACAGCACCACCGGCTGATGGATGAACTCTAACATTCATTCCACTGATATGATGATGTATTTGTTGTTTTTCTTTAATGTTTTTCCTATTAGCCAAAAGAAATTCAACGTCACGATTGAGATATGATTTTCTCTTGTGTTTAATTGTACGGTGTGCTGGTCGTTGCCATCTATTGGTTTTCAAGTTTGAATTGCATTACCAAGTATGTTTTGTTCTTCTTGCTGTCTACGGTGAATCCAATCCGGCCATTGTTGTACATGTAGAAGCAGCTGGGATATGTTATAGGTGACTTATACCTTTTTTGTTTTCTTCACAATTTGCAAGCATTCCAAAATCCATAAATAAGTTACAATAGCTATTATGAGTTAAGTAATTAACTCGCTAAAATCCATCTTGTGATCTTGTGCACAACTCCACAGTGGTCATATTTTTACACCCAAATTTACATAAATATGTTTGTAGAGGGATAGTTCTATAGTTTCCATAATTGAGAAGACATGATCTAATATCTATGTTTATCCAATATAAGGAGTGAATTCCACTCTTTACTTCttagttggccatctgaaagctatTATCTCACTATATCAGAATTCTACCCGTTTACTCATTTAGTGGCAATATATCTATATTTTATCGTATATAAGTTTCAGACCCATTACAACAGCTCAAGATCACATGTTGGCAGCCATTGCATGCCACAACAAATAGGCCACGAGTGCCCCACAATACAATGAAAGCTATCATGGAGTAGTCTAAAGGAAATGGGGCACTCTTGTCAAGCAACCTCCATGATGACCTTCCTACGCTTTGTTGGCGCCCGCTGTATGCCGCCTCTCCCACACCATCGTCCGCGCACCACACAAAATCTTTCTCCAGCTATACACCAATGTGGTACTGCGAGTATCATGCCCTTCAGCTTAGCACACACGTCTTTGATAGATGCACCCAGGCGTGTGGTAATGGTTCCCGTGTTAGAGACCAGACACTTTATGCTAAGACCAGACTCAACCATGGCTCGGGGACCTCCGTGTTGTAGTGTCCGGGAGATATAGGAACCAGCGATCATCGGACCCACAACAACAGGCTCGGGACGTTGCCTACATGTGGTGAGCTGATGATGAACCTAAGAGATAGTGCAGCTATGTGCTAATTTCTTTCCAATTTGTTTTTCTTCCTCGTGTATTCTAGTTTGAGTTCAATAAAGATTAGGGGTCACGTAGACTAAATAGCAAAAGCTAGGCACGTGTAGATACCAACAACCCTGCACACACACCATTCGTTTGGCCAGGACGAAATAACAACATAATGGTCCTCGAAATCAAATGCATCCATATCCCCCAAACCCGACTCTTCTTCATTGTCCTCCAACAAAGACTAAGGTAGAGCAAGAACATAACCTTGAAATCATAAGCCACATGATCAAAGTTATTCGTCCACTCAACATTTTCCCATCGCCATTGATCAATCAACACCATGTGATCATGGTTAGATCGTGTAGGCTTACATTTGTGTGCCACTATGGATGGTCATTTACGTTAACCATGACAGAATGTGGCTTAGTAAGCTAGGTGCCACACCACAACTAGTTGAGATGTGGTTCTAATGTGTGAAAATGGCCCACAACTTGAATGGAGTAAATTGTGGAAAAATTCTTGCTAAGTGGGTTAGATGGGATAAATTCTCAGTAAATGGGGCAATCGTCAAAAAATgcaaactagggggtaaaacatgtgTGCACTATAAAACATGGTTACCCCATGATCCCAATGTTTATCAAACTAGCTAATATCATGCACAAATGGATTTGACTATCATTTTTATGTTAGTGTGTAATTGTAAACAAAATTAGAGATCCTTATAATGCAACTTGCCTAAGGAAGGTAATGGCCATGGGCCATCGTAAACTCCTAAATTTTGTATGAGTGAGTTAAATATAAATTATTGTGACAAGTATATTCATATATAGTGCAACAACAAATATAGAGAATAAAAAAGTAGGTACCAAATTAAAGTGTGACACACAACTCTCACAACAGAGGATAATATAAGCCGGTTGAAGAGTATGTTTCCCATGTTATGGCCACCATACGAGAGGACTCATGTGTCTAGGTACACATAGCAAGAGAGCTAGGGTGCACTAGTATTTAGAGGCATCAAGAATGACACCTTCACCAAGAACCAACAAAATTTAGATGTTCCAATATGCTTCACATCCATATGGGTCCATACACTTGGATGAAAGGAAGCATAAGCGGATGAGATATTGAAAAAACCCAGACTGGACTCTGCATGATCTTCCTTCTCACAcacccaccaccacaaccttcctcCCTACCCCGGCAGGCCACATCAGGTGCCTAGATGGATACTACGATCCGTCACTTGTGCTACAGATGGATTTATAAACATGGACGGTTGACAGATACTCATTTTGCGCTGGTCGCACCTGAACTGCTTACAAAGATAGAGGTGATTGGATATTTTTGTGATGAAATCCATCTCTAAATTCTTGTAGCATTTTCAAATTTGATTATTTGTACCCATGTTTGTCTACAACAATACACTCGACCACGCTAGTAGATTCCCCCGGTGATGAGTTGCGAGATCTCGAAGCTTGGATACGCAAGAGCATCATTGGCTAATGGACGAACCCTAGGATGCATCTGTGTCCCAAAACCAATGTGTTCCACTAATGACGTGATCACCAATAAATTTCGTGTTTTCTTTCATGTTTATAAATGCAAACAAATTTTAATGTCATGATAGGGAGTTGATTTTTCATTGGGTTTAACTATAAGACATGCTTGTCATGTCCATCTACAGTTTACAAGTTTGAATTAAAAAAGTGCTTGTTTGCAATGTTTCTTTAGAAAGAAGGCTCAAGAAGAGTCCGACTTGGAATTAACAAAGCCATATACCAGCCAGGATTGGAAAACGACATACAACAAGCAAAGAAAAAGGTGTTAAAAAATACATAGTGCTTACACATGTCTATCCACCAACCGGCCTACCAGACAAACATGAGAAGAAAAGGAAGACAACCTGAAGCACTGATTCCAACGTCTTCAACAATAGCCAACACATGAGGAAGGTGAGGATCACAAGagggacaccacctatgaagaacacTTGTTTGCACGCTTCTAGAAGGATAAGACAAGTATACCATGCCATCTCATAGTGGAGCCAGTGAAGAGGGCCTCTGCCTTCTCTCCCTAGCTCGTAGGGTGTCGTACTGTCAACTAGCAGATAGCTCACTATAGAGCACGAAAGAACAACATAGACCTGGCTACCAACGAAGAAGACCAGAATGGCTACCAGGTTCGCGGAGCACTCCATGATCCCAATGCCGACCAAGGAACTGCCCACGCAACAAGACAAAGCTGAAAATCTCATCACACGAGAAGACCGACACAAAGGTGACCACACCACCAACGAAGCAAAGTAGGAGTAGATGAGGCACCAGAAACTCTTTACCACCAACGTGCCATTGTAAATGAAGAGGGAAAACCTATAGCCGCTTGCCCATGCTCGAGGGCATCGAACCACCAATAGACAGGAGCAGACGCACACCCACCTACGGAGGTGATCTGCTTTACGAAGAAGGTCTACTGTTCGAATCTGTATAGCCCTAATATGCCTTTTTAGATTTTAGGATCTCTATCACATGTTATCTTTAGtatagtagtttatattttctcattAATATTTGTTTATAGACTGGATAGGTGCCCGTGACATAGAATAGAGATAAAAGCATTACCAAGGGCTCATTCATTGAAGATCAAAACCATACAGACAAGCAAAGAGAAAGTAACTGCCCCGACGTCTGAAGAGAACCAACCTCACCCATCCCTTGAAGAACGATGGGCCACCTCGCATGAGACTAGACTCCCTGGACACGACAAGAGAGCTCTGCTCCAGCCTCCTGCCCACGTATCCCTCCTGCCAACTACCAGTACCCCATGCTTGAAAACTAAGCGCTACGCCAGATCTGACATGGATCTCTGGCGAGCATCCCATGTTTTGGGCGGATGGCGGCTAGAAGGGCACACCACATTCACGACTGCCCCACCAAATGGGCACTCTCGGCCGGATTTGGATTATCGAATGACCCTACGACCGTGTGACACGGAGCACCAAGGGCCGGACGCGGGCAACTTGCAGTTGGAGGCAACGTGAGGGTGTAAGAGGATTAGAGGGGAGAATTGGTGGAATTGCTTGTTGTATTGATGAGCCCTATGGGCGAGTATATATTGTATACATGTCTTGGCggacatgcactagtagaaaacaaggctttggttcaggcctggccagcccattagtcccggttcagtcacgaaccaggaccaatggaggCATACGTCCCAGTTCGTGAGCCCAAGGGGCCGATCGGGCCTCGTGGGGCATTGTTCCCAGTTCATCTGGGACCCATTTGTCCCAGttccaggcacgaaccgggaccaatggtcctcgctccagaaccacatccattggtcccggttcgtggttgGAACCGAGACagaaggcctttagtcccggttccagccatgaac
The sequence above is a segment of the Triticum dicoccoides isolate Atlit2015 ecotype Zavitan chromosome 1A, WEW_v2.0, whole genome shotgun sequence genome. Coding sequences within it:
- the LOC119289088 gene encoding probable cytokinin riboside 5'-monophosphate phosphoribohydrolase LOGL7, which codes for MGDRAECRFRTVCVFCGSSAGRRRVFGDAALDLGRELVTRGVDLVYGGGSIGLMGLVARTVLDGGRRVVGVIPRALMPVEILGESVGEVKVVSDMHERKAEMARRSEAFIALPGGYGTMEELLEMITWSQLGIHNKPVGLLNVDGYYDTLLALFDKGAREGFINPDCTHILVSAPTAAELLTKMEQYTRSHQEVAPATSWEISELGYTTAPPADG